From one Brachypodium distachyon strain Bd21 chromosome 4, Brachypodium_distachyon_v3.0, whole genome shotgun sequence genomic stretch:
- the LOC100843392 gene encoding receptor kinase-like protein Xa21 — translation MPRPEERQRVGKAAGEAGIVADAVCHFKSPDSESFGKEKMSRWISQSWAKNRRRFASMLVRATDGFLAKNLLGSGAFGTVFKGNIGAQAGQSTSLAAVKVLKLQTPGGLESFITECEALRNLRHRNLVKIITACSSIDNKGNEFKAIVYSFMPNGCLEGWLHPDTNDQLAKHLHILQRVTILLDVADALDYLHCHGHAPVLHCDLKPSNVLLDAEMVAHVGDFGLAKILVETNSYFQQSTSSMGFRGTISYTPPEYGVGNMVSTYGDIYSYGILVLEMVTAKRPTDSEFIGGLSIRQYVKLGLGGRVMDVIDTQLSLNLKNELQTTDDYSYKLKIDCLISLLRFGLSCSQEMPSSRMATGHIIKELHAIKEILHS, via the exons ATGCCACGGCCGGAGGAGCGGCAGCGCGTAGGGAAGGCAGCCGGGGAGGCGGGGATCGTCGCGGACGCTGTATGCCACTTCAAATCTCCTGACAGCGAGTCTTTcgggaaggagaagatgagTCGCTGGATCTCGCAGTCCTGGGCCAAAAACAGAAGAAGGTTTGCATCGATG TTAGTGAGAGCAACAGATGGTTTCTTGGCAAAAAATCTGTTGGGTTCTGGAGCATTTGGGACAGTATTCAAAGGAAATATAGGAGCCCAAGCTGGTCAAAGTACAAGCCTTGCTGCTGTTAAGGTCCTAAAACTTCAAACTCCTGGTGGGCTGGAGAGTTTCATTACTGAATGTGAAGCACTCCGAAACCTACGGCACCGAAATCTCGTCAAGATAATTACAGCCTGCTCAAGCATTGACAACAAAGGGAATGAGTTCAAAGCAATTGTTTATAGCTTCATGCCAAATGGTTGTTTAGAAGGCTGGCTGCATCCTGACACAAATGACCAACTAGCCAAGCACTTGCATATTTTGCAGCGGGTCACTATACTCCTTGATGTGGCTGATGCACTGGATTACCTACATTGCCATGGGCATGCACCAGTTTTACATTGTGATCTGAAACCAAGCAACGTGCTCTTAGATGCTGAGATGGTGGCCCATGTTGGAGACTTCGGACTTGCTAAGATTCTTGTTGAGACAAActcatatttccaacagtcaACGAGCTCAATGGGATTTAGGGGGACAATTAGTTACACACCCCCAG AATATGGTGTTGGAAACATGGTATCGACCTATGGAGATATCTACAGTTATGGAATTCTTGTGTTAGAAATGGTAACTGCGAAGAGGCCCACTGATAGCGAATTCATAGGAGGATTGAGCATCCGTCAGTATGTTAAGCTGGGTCTTGGTGGTAGAGTGATGGATGTCATTGACACCCAGCTGTCTTTGAACCTAAAAAATGAGCTTCAGACTACAGATGATTATTCATACAAACTGAAGATTGATTGCCTGATTTCTCTGCTTAGATTTGGGCTGTCTTGCTCTCAGGAAATGCCATCGAGTAGGATGGCAACAGGACATATAATCAAGGAACTGCATGCCATAAAAGAAATTCTTCACTCGTAG
- the LOC100826995 gene encoding uncharacterized protein LOC100826995 → MDIKLDSVPPWLINFISRQLIGSGHKLYQKAVSTVATCDEDYKKALRAPLYARIREYQCPADKVKVAPIEKNTNEVHPENHTVHNPLAITNLAPSSGIVEEESEQNTSLTTIFSNQPAEHEHQVEDKPFISPEVEQALGILDNAIAILQSNKTGNIGALQKFLGYAASSEGSAAGLRISETDNLPNGYLVTTPPQDSRETRHAYSLPKEEDAFDNDSPKNTTASAVANTKSMTLRSTIKVHEEESLNTNRLRQNGFHIEKGPKRGRKAKRWLCCLTPSTI, encoded by the exons ATGGACATTAAGCTTGACTCTGTTCCACCCTGGTTGATCAATTTTATATCAAGGCAGCTGATTGGCAGTGGGCATAAGCTGTATCAAAAG GCAGTCAGTACTGTGGCCACTTGTGATGAGGACTACAAGAAAGCTTTACGAGCACCACTGTATGCAAGAATACGTGAGTACCAGTGTCCTGCTGACAAGGTGAAGGTGGCTCCCATTGAGAAAAATACTAATGAAGTGCACCCTGAGAATCATACTGTACATAATCCTCTGGCGATTACTAATCTCGCACCAAGCAGTGGGATTGTTGAAGAGGAGAGTGAACAGAACACATCCCTCACGACCATCTTTTCTAACCAGCCAGCTGAGCACGAGCATCAAGTTGAAGATAAACCTTTTATTAGTCCTGAGGTAGAGCAGGCTTTGGGCATACTAGACAATGCTATCGCGATTCTCCAAAGCAACAAAACTGGAAACATTGGCGCGCTCCAAAAGTTCCTTGGTTATGCTGCATCTTCAGAAGGCAGTGCCGCTGGTTTGAGAATTTCTGAAACTGACAATCTCCCAAACGGGTATCTTGTTACCACGCCACCTCAAGATTCAAG AGAGACCCGGCATGCTTATTCCTTGCCCAAGGAGGAAGATGCTTTCGACAATGATTCTCCTAAAAACACAACCGCCTCCGCCGTAGCAAACACGAAATCCATGACACTGAGGAGCACAATAAAGGTGCATGAAGAAGAGAGCCTAAATACCAATCGCCTCCGTCAGAACGGTTTCCACATTGAGAAAGGGCCTaagagaggaaggaaggcCAAGAGGTGGCTTTGCTGCTTAACCCCTAGCACCATATGA
- the LOC100825857 gene encoding anthranilate O-methyltransferase 2 yields MNLAIDLRMATGNGENSYAANSRLQEKAILETRPVLQKAIEEVYASLIISPGSKMVVADLGCSSGPNTLRVVSEVMGAIRAYCREQEAEDEEQRRLSVEVQFFLNDLPGNDFNLVFRSLDCYLEKHLGVEEEEETSPCYVAGLPGSYYRRLFPCRSVNLFHSSFSLMWRSKVLKTDVEAALQLLNLAIFHKELTEMEDREQR; encoded by the exons ATGAACTTAGCTATCGATCTTCGCATGGCTACTGGCAACGGAGAGAACAGCTACGCTGCCAACTCCAGGCTTCAA GAGAAGGCCATACTGGAGACGAGGCCGGTGCTTCAGAAGGCCATTGAAGAGGTGTACGCGTCGCTGATCATCAGCCCCGGGAGCAAGATGGTGGTCGCTGACCTCGGCTGCTCCTCGGGTCCAAACACTTTGCGCGTCGTGTCCGAGGTGATGGGCGCGATCCGCGCATATTGTAGAGAACAGGAGGCGGAAGACGAAGAGCAGCGGCGCCTTTCCGTGGAGGTGCAGTTCTTCCTGAACGACCTGCCGGGGAACGACTTCAACCTCGTCTTCCGGTCCCTGGACTGCTACTTGGAGAAGCATCTCGGcgtggaagaggaagaagagacgTCACCGTGCTATGTGGCGGGACTGCCGGGATCCTACTACAGGAGGCTTTTCCCTTGCCGGAGCGTTAATCTCTTCCACTCCTCTTTCTCCCTCATGTGGCGCTCAAAG GTTCTCAAAACTGATGTTGAGGCTGCATTGCAACTTCTGAATCTTGCAATATTCCATAAGGAATTGACTGAGATGGAAGACCGTGAACAGAGATAG